The sequence GAAATATCCCTGAGTGTCTGTGATGCTACCCAAGTctgaaaatgataaaaaattgacTTAGGAGAAGAAATCAACAATGAGTCCCCTAGGTGCTAGCACAAACACAATGTGAAAGTAGAATATTAGATGGTTTGTAACGATATTAGTAATACTCCTAATATCTTAACTAATACAAAGGTTGCAAGGACACTCAAACACAACACCTTTTGACATTTAGGAACCTTTACAACACTCTACAAGAGGGTATGAATCAACACAAACACTTCACAATACCACTTGAAATACAACTAGTACACATTTTGAAGGTACAATTTGTCAAAAAGATAACCCAAGATCAAAAGAAGACATCTTAGATTAGTTTTCATCCCCCCAAAGAAGTTTCTATATACATTTACCATATAAAAGAAACTTAATCATTCACAAAACATACTAATTCATAACCAATTAGATATTCCAGTTAATAAGATGTCCTCTCTATGGGAGGTCTAATAAGCAATATTAGAGTTCACATTGCTAGAGGGCTCAAATATCTTTCAATATAAAACTACATTTCATTGAATCTATAGAAGAGACTAAATAATACATGAGAATGAATCTTGTGAACATCTCAATACAATATCCTTCAGAGTTTAATGATGGTATGCATGATATCAATCCACATGGAATCAAAAGATTTTCTCGCTCCATGCTAGAAAATAGTGACAAGGATAAAAACTTTGACATGTCTCCTTTCCAAAAACAACACTCACTATTTATATTAAGTCCAGCTGTCCAGAAATATTAAATTAGCACCTACAAATACATTTAGGAAATAATGTCCTTTTTAAATATAGTGTTAAAAAAAGCCCTTACATTGGTAAAAAAATCAACATAAGATTAGATCTTGTGAAATAAAATATCaattaattaaaaattgaaataaatacaGAACTTTTTTTAATCTTTTGCTTGCTTCTACTTAGaattgttatcattcattcgataaaacattcTCTACTTCTTATATCAAAGGATTTTATTAATTGCTCTACTTCTTATATCAATGGATTTTATTAATTGCTATCAAACCGCCAGCAGAGTTCCGGCAAACAAACGTACTGAGTGTAACTACTGTTGAAATTTGATAGGAATCCTTGAAATCTGATTTTAAATCTTGAAAACTTGAAATTACAGTTGTTTTCGCAAGTTaccaattttatttaattaacatttcaattttttattttttatttgtgattATAATCGATtatttcagatatatatatatatatatatgaagaaaaTACTATTGTTGAGGGAGGAGGTAGAAACAAGGGTTTAGTTAGATCTACAAATGTGGGTACCCATTTTAAAGTTCCCCTATTAGTGATTGTTGTTTTGTAACGTAGGGAAAAGTGAGTTCCCATTAGCTTAAAATAATAGTGTTATCATACATGTACCTATCAATAGTGGGTTCATATTCTAAATGGGTATGCATTTATAATAGATTatcatttcaagatttcaaagattTCAAATCATAATAGGTATCTTTAGGAATGTGTGTGTTTAAGTTTGCAACCTTATTAGTAAATAGGCAATTATTTCTTATGAAAATCATAATGGTTACCAATATAAAATGGGCACATGTTTAAGCTAGGAAGCTCATTCATAAATAGGTACCTATGTTTTATAAAATGGGTTCTTATTTCTATTAAAATTTATTCAAATATTGACACTTCCACTAAATGAGGACCCATTAACTTGCATGTACCttgtaaataaacataaataagGTAAAAccttaaataattatttacaccagaaaaaaattagataagaaaataatacTACAAAGCAACTAATGTATTATTTAGGAACAAGAACAACTATAGAAATACTCGTAGATTTCTTAGACTTTCCATAAATCATCATAAATTATATGTCATTCTTGAAAGAAATCATCCATTTTAGACTCCATAATATTCTAGAAAGATGCTTATGGCATGTCTCGTAATATTCTAGTGTAACTTTCCTTGACTTCACCATCTAAGACATCATAAGATCTATCATAAAATTTATCATCACGGGTTCCTATATCTCCTCAAGGTACTATTTCATTGCATTTCACAATTCCAAATATCTAACACAAGACATACCAAGCATTAAgaacttacaaaatttgacacatCTTAATTTCAATTAACATtacctaaatttttttttgttgttgtgataattatctattaaaaattatttttaaaatattaaaacataaattaattaatatatatatatatcatcataacTTAAATTTATATTTTACTATAATTTTATACAACATTTAATATTCTATCAAAAATCTTGTTTTGATAAGATACAATCTTTGAAAAGTTTAATATAAACGTTTTAGGAAAATACATAACCCATCAAATCTGACCCAAAAAGataattcaatttaaaaaaatatatctcaaataaaattatatataaatattttacaaAGTTTAATTTCTCTAGACATTGATTTATCATTTCCACTATTTTGAGCAATATATCCttctaccaaaatttcaaaataaacattaattttttttaatttaaataatgcaCAATTATGGCTCCAATCGAATTCCAAAACGGTAACACACATTAATTTGTAACTTTATATGACATGTTTTTTCTCATATACGATGTACTCTAAGGGCATTCCCTAACGGTGTGGCCATTGAATCTCCATAAACATTTGCAAGTATAAAGCAACCCTACAGTTAAATAACTCAAATAGTTCTCTAAATTTTATAGCACTCTCGACTTGACGTGAAAGAGTCTAGATCTTTATATCTTATTCAAGAAGAAAGAGTTGATAATGGATTTTTTACAGGAACTCCCCGAACAGATATTTCGAGACATTCTACTAAGAATATCGTATGAATCTCAGTCAAAGATTAAGCAGTTGTTGAAGCCTGCCAAAGAAATGATGGAATGCTTCAAATTTTATCAAGATAGAATTAAGTTTGGGCTGGccaataaatatatatgttttcttCAGCGTTGTGAGGTATCTATATACGATCCTATTGATCATTCATGTAAACCTTTTCGAACTGAACATGAAATCTCACACTCTTCTAAGATTATAAATGTGAATCATAAGATAGTTGTGCTAGACGGGCACTTTTCTTTAAGTCCAAAGATTTGGATATATGATTTATTATCTAGTACATGGAAGCGAGGTGCTGATATTCCAACCCCGAGTGATAGAAATAAGTATGCATGGTGTGCTTCACCTGATGGATCAATTTACATTGCAGGAGGATATGACACTATTGCTGGCCGTAAGCTCCGTGACGCAGCAGTTTATAAAGTAGATGAAGACAAGTGGGAGCTTCTTCCTCAGATGTACGAAAATGTTGGTCGGTACTGTAGAGGTTTTTTTATTGAAGGAATGTTTTATGTCCTATATCGTTATAGAACTCAAAGATTTGATCCCAACACAAGAGTATGGACAACAATAGCAAATATGTCTTTGCCTTATTCCTATTACTACGATCTTCTATATGCATTTGGACGACTAATTGCATTTACGaccaaaggaatagaagaatatgATTGGGAAGGAAGTGTATGGAGAGAAGTGGAACCGCTCCCTCAAGGCTTTACAGTTCTCCATGCCACAGTGTGGTATGATCGAATTTTCTTGCGGGGATATAGCAATTTTATGCGTCCCATTTTTTATATGTATAAACCTGGAGCAGCATTAACCGAGAGGTGGATTTCTATCGAAGAGCCAAACATTTTTCTGGAAAACTATGTCGAATCTATTGTCACAATAGAAATTTAATATATCCCTGCCCATTTCATTACTAATATCATTTGAAACATATGATTGTTCAAAATAGCTTTGAGATATCTATTCCTTTAAATCTTACAATTTGTTTTCCTCTGTCAATGTATCAAAAATTTTCAGCaataatatcatatttttatttcagaaaataaaatattttatttatatttcatttttatttttaaaaaacaaaaatcattATTACTATTATTCATTTTGTACATGTCATGATATCAATTTTTGCTGAATTTTATTAAACAATTCTATCTTGTCAATTTTTGAAACTGAATAATAAATTCATAAAGAATAAAACTTAAGGATAACAAAACCCAAACACCATGATTGAAACTTAAATTTGATGATACATTATTATAAATGATATAAATTAAAAACAAATCATCTTGCATACTTATACCTACTTTGTCAGTTGAAAAGGATAAGCAAAGACAAttacatataaaaacatacatttcACAATAAATAGGGTGTGTCTTTAGGTTTCTGTTGTAACTATTTTGGTAGCAATTTTGTAACTAGTGTAATGGTGTAAaattttcttttcaactttaatttaacataaaaaaaataatCTATATTAAACCATTTAAAATTGAATATTAAAAATAATAGTGTACATTACACAAACAAATGAGAGGGAAGATTTTATAAATGAATGCTTATGTTTGGTAATAAATAACAATCTCTCAAACAATATTGTACTCCCCAAATTAATATTGGTATTAAAATCTTGAGCCTAAAAGCACTGGTTTAGCAAGATAAAAATATATAGTTACTAGGAAAATGAAAATGTGCAAGGTACTAAACAAATTTATGTTTCTGCTGAAACTATTTTGGTAGTGATTTTGTAACTACTGCAATGGTTAATTTTGAATCTTTACACACTAAACTCTGTAAAATTTTCTTTTCAGCTTTAATTTAATATTAGAAATGAATGTTTATGTTTGGTAATAAATAACAATCTCTCAAACAATATTGTAGTCCCAAATAAATATTGGTATTAAAATCTTGAGCCTAAAAGCACTGGTTTAGTAAgataaaatatataattaccaGGGAAATGAAAATATGCATGGTACTAAACAAATTTGTTCAAAGAtcttaaattgaattaattattttattggatCATTTTACAATTCATGTTCAACTTTTAAGGCAATGTACCCTCCCAACATGTAttaacaaaatttaaaatataaggAAAAAAAATAATGTGCACTCTATCAATATAAGATGAAAATGTAGATACATTTTCCATTTACTCCACTAAGACAGTTGTGCTTTCTCGATTTCAAAGTCCAACAATTTTTGGAACTAACCCAGCTTTTTTTTCTTCAAACATGGCAAAATTTTCTGCCAAAAAAATATGCAAAGACGTAGCAATTATAGGTGACATTAATATCACCTGACATAAGTTCTAGAAGGGTAAGTGAAAGTTTAAAGATAATTTTGAATTTTCCCCTCGAATTGCAGTCAGTTTCATTAATTCAGTCTCCAAAACTATTACAGGCTCAAGTAACCTACACATTATGATAGCTTTCCAAATACATCATGAGAACCGTATGGAGAGAAGTGGAACCGCTCCCTCAAGGCTTTACATTCCTCCATGCCACAGTGTGGTATGAGCAAATTTTCTTGCGGGGATATAGCAATTTTCTGCGTCCCATTTTTTATATGTATAAGCCTGGAGCAGCATTAACTGAGAGGTGGATTTCTATCGAACAGCCAAACATTTTTCTCGAAAACTATGTCGAATCTATTGTCACAATAGAAATTTAATATATCCCTGCCCATTTCATTAATAATATCATTTGAAACATATGATTGTTTTCTTCTGTCAATGTATCAAAAATTTTCAGCaataatatcatatttttatttcagaaaagaaaatattttatttatatttgatttttatttttagaaaacaaAAATCATTATTACTATTATTCATTTTGTACATGTCATGATATCAATTTTTGCTAAATTTTATTAAACAATTCTATCTTGTCAATTTTTGAAACTGAATAATAAATTCATAAAGAATAAAACTTAAGGATAACAAAACCCAAACACCATGATTGAAACTTAAATTTGATGATACATTATTATAAATGATATAAATTAAAAACAAATCATCTTGTATACTTATACCTACTTTCTCTGTTGAAAAGGATAAGCAAAGACATCACATAATGGCAAAAGTAAAAATAATGCAGGCTATACATGAGGCTGTGTCATTTTATGATTTGGAGAGAGTGTACAAATTCAAATTTTGGATTCAAATAttctaaattttagtttttttatttaattatctaaattaatatatatagagAGATTATGTTTTATATTTATCAGCACAAAAATCTAATAGAATAGTAAAAATTATATAAGCTTTAATTTATTAGATGATAGTGATTAGCAATATTGATTCATAAAtggaagatttaaaatgtttaatgTATGTTTCAACAAATTGTAAAATTCTGAGAATCTAAATATCTATTATAAAATGAAAGTATTACtagtttatatatatttaataatatatagaaTAAGCAGAAATATATCTTTCCAGAAgcttctatttttttattaattagcgtaacctacaatggcatcatatAAGGGTCATTAGACTTGTCAgtgtaaaaaaaaagaaatgatccATATTCCTATCAGTTACAAACACACATCACAATTATAAAGGGTTATAGAGATGCAGCCAACTGAAAAATTAACGCATTGAAGTTCAAGAGTCATTCATATTTCGACAGTTTCAAACGCATGACAATTACAAACGAGTGTAGATATGCATCCAACTGGATAATTAACGCATTGAAGTTCAAGAGTCATTCAATTTGCCTATGTGAGAGTGCCATATGCGTTCCTATTTGAGGAGAGGCATGTTTCTTTCACCTGGGATTTGAATGGGTCAttgataaattttgaatttatagTAGTCTTTTTATAGGCAATTCCTCTTGCTTTTCAGATTGTCGCTAAAAGGTTTAAAGCACCGAATCAATTGTGGAGGCTAGCATGTTGAATATTCAGCAACACCAATTCAAGAATAACATCTTTGCAGTCCTCGATAAGAATGATGGCTGAAGAAGAATTGGATTTCTTTACTCAGACCATGATTTTCCTTCTGAAAGGCATGCGAGGAGTTTCTATCCTAAAAGAGGATTTGATAGAAGAACAACCATCTAATGAGTGTGTACCAAGATGGAGACCCTCTCAGTTCTGATAGAAATGGTGCAATTCTACATCTTGTAAAAAATGGATATCAAATCGCTTTTGGCAGCAGGGTTcgttctttttttcttcttttttaaatatttgaatgaACTGTCTTTCCACTTTGAATACATACGACTTTTCACTATACTTATTCATTAAAAGTTGCATCTTCTACTCTGCTATGCTTCGCTTCACTCGTGCAATTCTCCTTTACACTATAACAGTTACGCCTTCTTAGAAGAGAGCAATTTGTATGCTACTGAAAATTCTTGAATCCCTCTATTGACAGGATTTAATATATTTGACATAAAAAAGTATTCTTTGGGCACTTCTAATTATCTTAGATGAGCGTATTTATGATCATAACTATGATCAATCACTTAATACtaatcataattatgatcaatcaCTTATCATAACCAAACCTCGACCTTTCCAATATTCTTAATCTAGACTCAATTCCCTGGCCATAATCTAACCCTAAACTAACCTAGGTAATGctaataatgatgtaaaccctaactattatCCTAATCCCAATCTTAAACCCTATCTTaaaccattaccctaaccctaaccatgattcaaaccctaaacctaaccatagtcCTAAGCCCTAACTCTATCCATAGTCCCAATAATAACACTAATAATGGTGTGTGCTAAccgtaatcctaaccctaaccattatgtaAACATtaccattaatcctaacactaacccttaaccccaaccatgatgtaaaacaTAACCCTAGAGCTATaatactaatgttaaccctaaccctaaccaaagccatgatgtaaaccataacctttaccagagtcctaaccacaactctaaaccattaccttaatcataaccttaaccctaacccttaccgtaacactaaccctaacctaaactaatcataacactaaaccctaactctaaaaatAGGGAATGGCTCTActgcccttaggatgcaccaatcatatattacaatgtattaataatatatgaagggtaaTTATATCTTGATGCATCCTAAGGGTTGGATAGTTGTTTCCCTAAAAGTAACCCTAAACCTAACGATGATGTACACCCTAAGCCTATCCATAATTCTAAGcaagatgtaaaccctaatcctaaccacgatgtcaatcctaatcaaaaCCATAAcaataattataaccctaaacctaacaataaaccaaaccctaaaccctaacccaagcaataaacctaacgctaaccatgatgtaaatcctaaccctaacaataacaatgatataaacacgaacattaatcctaactatgacgcttaaccctaaacctaaccatgaagtaaaccttaaccctagctaTAATCCTAACTATAAATACAACCCTAAGCCTAagcataatcctaaccctaactccaaccccaaccatgatgtaaaccagaaccctagccataatccttaccataactctaaacattaaacctaatctaaccataaaaataaattctaaccctaacaataatccttagccttaactctaaacctaatcctaactataaccctaaccctaaccctagccctagccatcatcctaactatgaccctaaccccaaccatgatgtaaacaataaacctaaccataacacAAACCatcaccctaatcataatccttaccctaaccctaatcaaaacACTAACCTAAgtataatcctaaaccctaaacttaaccACAACCTGaattgaaccttaatcctaatttattcctcaccttaatctagcccaaaccctaatcataattgaacATTAATACTAATTTAATCCTAACTTtaatataattgaaccataaccctaattctaaccctaactttgatgtaacccTAAACGTAATTGTAACTCTGCCATTATACCCTAGCCATAAACTTAACCTTACAACTAAACCCTAaacataaccataatcctaaaccaaagccaaaccctaaccttgatggtaaccctaaccatgatatacaccctcaCCATTATCATAAGCCTAACCTTAAATCCTAACCCTagtcataaccctaaccatgatgtaaaccttaaccttgaccataatgctaaccttaaatttaatccaaaacacaaccataaaccaaatcctaatccaaaCCATATCCCCAATTATAATTCTAATACTCTGTAACTATGATCgtgcttaccctaaccctacctttgatgtaaaccctaaacataattgtaaccgtgacactaaaccctaaccatgaccATAAATTTAACTCTAATATTAAACAATAATCgttaccctaaccttaaccatgatataaAACCTAACCTAACTAATAAAACTAACTATGACCGAGACCCTAAATCCTAACCCAAGCAATAAACCTAACCTAACCATGatgcaaatcctaaccctaacaataaccatgatataaatactaacattaatcctaacactaacccttaacctttaccctaaccatgatgtaaaccttaaccctagccataatcctaacaataaatgTAACCCTAAGGCTAACCATAAGCCTAACCTTAACTCCAACCCCAACCaagatgtaaaccataaccctaaccataattattaccataactctaaaccttaGCCTTAACCTAACCAttaccataaaccctaaccctaataataattatTAGCCCTgaccctaaacctaatcctaaccataacaataactcgaaacctatccctaatcctaagagtaaatcctatccataatcctaatcctaaccttaaaccctaaccctaaccttaatcttcaaccctaaccccaaccataatcatcaccctaaccctaagcatgatgtaaatcctaaccttaAACAAAGATGTTGATCATGACCCCAaacctaagcctaaccctaactatgatgtaaaccctCACCCTAGCCATAATCttaactatgaccctaaccccaaccattatCTAAACAATAAACTTACCAGAACCCCAAACCATagccctaatcataatccttaccctaaccataatcctaaaccctaccCTTAACTATAATCTTacactaaacttaaccctaacccaaattgaacctTAATCTTAATGTATTTCTAACCTTAATCCAGCCCAAACCCTAATGCTAATTGAACTTTTATAGTAATTTCACCCTAACTTTAATGTAATTGaaacatgatgtaaaccataacctttaccatactcctaaccacaactctaaaccattaatcttatcataaccctaaccctaacctaacctaatcataaccctaaaccctaaccttaaaaaTTGGGATTGGCTTtacaacccttaggatgcaccaatcatctattataatatactaataatatatgaagggtattaataCCTTGCCGCATCCAAAGGGCTGAATAGTTGTTTGCCTAAAAATaactttaaacctaaccctaaccatggtgtacaccctaaccctatcaataattctaaccacaatgtaaaccctaatcctaaccataaccataaccataaccataaccataaccataaccataatcataattataatcctaaacctaactataacccaaaccttaaaccctaacccaagcaataaCCCTAAatgctaaccatgatgtaaatcttaaCCCTAGCCATGACCATGATATAAATACTaatattaatcctaacactaaccctgaatcctaaccctaaccgtgatgtaaaccctaaccgtagccataatcctaatcataactctaaccctaacttcaacaccaaccatgatgtaaaccatatccctaaccataatcctaaccataactctagtccttaaccctaacctaaccataaccataaaccctaactctaacaataatccttagccctaaacctaaccatgatataaaccctaaactatgctatccctaaacctaaccatgctaaccctaatcatgatataaaccctaaccattatcataaccctaaactTAATAATAACCCTAATCCAAACCATGATTTAAATCTTATCCTCAAccctaacactaaccttaaccctaatgctaaccataaccataatacatgccattaaacaaagtttaatatatcttagatcttttagtatttgcttttcttgcaacacatatatattaataacaataatctaaatagatatataaaattgtaacgataaaataatataataatactataatataatttcttttaataaaaaaatactatataattatatattaatttattttatgttttccatgttgcgCGCGCAACTGCCACTAGCATgtatgtcttaaattttaatttaatctatataacataCCTCGAGAGATATCCTTCCCTaacgctaaccataaccataatacatgccattaaacaaagtttaatatatcttagatcttttagtatttgcttttcttgcaacacatatatattaataacaataatctaaatagatatataaaattgtaacgataaaataatataataatactataatataatttattttaataaaaagatactatataattatatattaatttattttatgttttccatgttgtgcGCGCAACTGCCACTAGCATgtatgtcttaaattttaatttaatctatataacatacctcgagagatatccttctcgagataggtgcctcgagaaggatatctctcagcttatgttatatagattaaattaaaatttaagacatatatgctaattttaattatatattaacaTCTACAAACAACACCATTAAAACAACAACTTATAAAcatttattttgtatatttttttaataattaaaaaactaAACTACATTAAAAAATAACAAGTAGCAATAGAATAAAATTTTGTCCATTATAAATTTGGTAATCAAATTCTATTAGTTAAATTGCCCCCTCCCTGACAGCTGCAAAAGACTGAAATATTGATTTAATACACTTACTATTCCATGTTTGTTTCTGCATACATATTTAtgctctcttttctcttcttctactATTTCTTCACACAATATTTTCTCAACATTTATTGCCCTGGACGTTTGAAACACTAATGACAAGAATACGAGAGTAGATTCAGGCAGAATAAGCCACACTGAATCAGGTCATGCCTATATTAATAGTTTGCCAGACATGCACAcgttaattttttataaattgatCTCATTGTTGGgaaactagtatatctatatttaaaaaatataggtaagtaataatattattatactcacaatgctacttgattttattgattgttcctttttaaatattatggcactcttttactatcatttgaatgtaacggtTTCATATAATTGGAGACAAGTGGCAAGGTTCTATTTTATTTACCCATCATTTGTacgtcaaattgtttcaaaattgaatttttatttatgaACATTTTGATGCCATCGTAGATGCCTCTAAACatagacataataataatataaataaatcatgatACTTTTCAAATAAGAGCCATGCAAATA is a genomic window of Cryptomeria japonica chromosome 7, Sugi_1.0, whole genome shotgun sequence containing:
- the LOC131856570 gene encoding F-box/kelch-repeat protein At1g26930-like, with protein sequence MDFLQELPEQIFRDILLRISYESQSKIKQLLKPAKEMMECFKFYQDRIKFGLANKYICFLQRCEVSIYDPIDHSCKPFRTEHEISHSSKIINVNHKIVVLDGHFSLSPKIWIYDLLSSTWKRGADIPTPSDRNKYAWCASPDGSIYIAGGYDTIAGRKLRDAAVYKVDEDKWELLPQMYENVGRYCRGFFIEGMFYVLYRYRTQRFDPNTRVWTTIANMSLPYSYYYDLLYAFGRLIAFTTKGIEEYDWEGSVWREVEPLPQGFTVLHATVWYDRIFLRGYSNFMRPIFYMYKPGAALTERWISIEEPNIFLENYVESIVTIEI